The Desulfuromonadaceae bacterium genome includes the window TTTCCATCTGCTCCTGAAACCCCGAGGGTGCGAGCTCAAGCACTTCATGCGTCGGCTACTGACGGGCTATGCCGTCAATTTCAATAATCGGCATAACCGCAGTGGGCACCTGTTTCAAAACCGCTACAAGTCGATTGTCTGCGAAGAAGACGCCTACCTGCTGGAGTTGATCCGTTACATCCATCTCAATCCGCTGCGGGCCGGGCTGGTCAAAAATCTGGAGGCTCTTGCGCGTTTTTTTTGGTGCGGTCATGGCGTTGTTTTGGGCAACGCCACACTGGAAGGCCAATCCGTCCGAGATGTCCTCGCTTTTTTCGCGGCGCAACCGGCAGCGGCGCGCAAACGCTATCAGGCCTTTGTTGCCGATGGCGTCGCTGTGGGTGCTCGTCCCGATCTGGTCGGCGGCGGACTTCGGCGCAGCTGCGGTCAAGAGATCCCCGAAGAACCGCAGGCCTATGATGAGCGGGTACTCGGTTCCGGAACTTTTGTGGAAAAACTCAGTGAGCTTGAGGCGCTGCAAGATCGACTCGCCATCAGACTCGATCCGGGCACCATCGCACAGCGTGTTGCCGAACATTTTGAGATCGGCATTAATGACCTTGGCGAAAGAAGTCGCGATCCGCAGCGCGTCGCGGCACGCGATCTCTTCTGCTTCATCGCAGTGCGCATCTTTGGCTACAGTGGCGTTCAGGTGGG containing:
- a CDS encoding transposase, giving the protein MPRQPRLDIPGLLQHVIVRGIERRKIFRTTADRRDFVDRLSRLLVETDTDCYAWALIPNHFHLLLKPRGCELKHFMRRLLTGYAVNFNNRHNRSGHLFQNRYKSIVCEEDAYLLELIRYIHLNPLRAGLVKNLEALARFFWCGHGVVLGNATLEGQSVRDVLAFFAAQPAAARKRYQAFVADGVAVGARPDLVGGGLRRSCGQEIPEEPQAYDERVLGSGTFVEKLSELEALQDRLAIRLDPGTIAQRVAEHFEIGINDLGERSRDPQRVAARDLFCFIAVRIFGYSGVQVGERLGLQRAAVCRAVKRGSVLVQQDTGRIETILES